Proteins found in one Borreliella valaisiana VS116 genomic segment:
- a CDS encoding LysM peptidoglycan-binding domain-containing M23 family metallopeptidase — translation MSKIFLLFKAVFFFLKIICVFSYPEIKNFSRKDPIFSDLKIKVFKYNKKEHIPLFFYLYKVKKGDTFFKIANKINGWQSGIATVNLLDSPFVSVGQEILIPSKKGVFVFDSKDYRFNNLLLATRDLTKAEKVKIKRNDRVYEFYFFDFAKNPDSGLFSGTELLFFLNSNFIFPLKKFIVSSDFGFRNDPFTGNKSFHTGIDLAAPMNTEVYSSSSGIVIEVGYNDLYGNFVVVGHKNNIKSLYGHLNSYSVKRGDLIKSGEFLGRVGQTGRSTGPHLHFEILKKNIPINPLKFLK, via the coding sequence ATGAGTAAAATTTTTTTGTTATTTAAAGCAGTTTTCTTTTTTTTGAAAATAATTTGTGTTTTTTCTTATCCAGAAATAAAAAATTTTTCAAGAAAAGATCCTATTTTTTCTGATCTTAAAATTAAAGTTTTTAAATATAATAAAAAAGAACATATTCCCTTGTTTTTTTACTTATATAAAGTTAAAAAGGGGGATACTTTTTTTAAAATTGCTAACAAAATAAATGGGTGGCAGTCTGGTATTGCTACTGTTAATTTATTAGATTCTCCTTTTGTAAGCGTTGGGCAAGAGATTCTTATTCCTAGTAAAAAGGGAGTTTTTGTTTTTGATAGTAAAGATTATAGATTTAATAATTTGCTTTTAGCAACAAGAGATCTTACTAAAGCCGAAAAAGTAAAAATTAAAAGGAATGACAGAGTTTATGAGTTTTATTTTTTTGATTTTGCCAAGAACCCAGATTCCGGACTTTTTTCAGGTACAGAGTTACTTTTTTTTTTGAATTCTAATTTTATTTTTCCTTTAAAAAAATTTATTGTTAGTTCTGATTTTGGATTTAGAAATGATCCTTTTACTGGTAATAAAAGTTTTCATACGGGAATAGATCTTGCAGCTCCAATGAATACGGAAGTGTATTCCTCTTCTTCTGGAATAGTTATTGAAGTTGGATATAACGATCTTTATGGCAATTTTGTTGTAGTTGGTCACAAAAATAATATCAAATCTCTTTATGGGCATTTAAATTCATATTCTGTAAAGAGAGGAGATTTAATTAAATCGGGTGAATTTCTTGGAAGGGTGGGGCAAACGGGGCGTTCAACAGGGCCCCATTTACACTTTGAAATATTAAAAAAAAATATTCCTATTAATCCTTTAAAGTTTTTAAAGTAA
- a CDS encoding sigma-54-dependent transcriptional regulator has protein sequence MSKILVADDEKNIREGIATYLEDEGYFVFTASDGEEALETIENENLDVIISDLRMPQISGEKLLKIVKEKNLEIPFIILTAHGTVDSAVDAMREGAYDFLTKPLDLERLLLIIKRSLNKKENNENENVNLENIIIRKDLKYYEKIMGKSLLMQKIFELVIKIANSNASVLITGESGVGKEIIADAIFDLSNRNDKPFIKVNCAALSESILESELFGHEKGAFTGAISQKKGRFELANKGTIFLDEIAEISPEIQVKLLRVLQNKTFERVGGETTIKVDIRLLAATNKNIEEEIKKGKFREDLFYRLNIININIPPLKERKDDISYLTNILIRDVAKENNREEKTLSNDAMKALYYYDWPGNIRELKNVLERALILSKGKQITKEDLPAKIKNNENLTFKITLPIGISLKEAEKEIIKQTLFHSKNNKSKCAEILKIGRKTLHNKIIEYHIDQ, from the coding sequence ATGAGCAAAATACTTGTAGCTGATGATGAAAAGAATATTAGAGAAGGAATTGCTACTTATCTTGAGGATGAAGGGTATTTTGTTTTCACTGCTAGCGACGGAGAAGAAGCTCTTGAAACAATTGAAAATGAAAATCTTGATGTAATAATATCTGATCTGAGAATGCCCCAGATATCTGGAGAAAAATTGCTCAAAATAGTTAAAGAAAAAAACTTAGAAATACCTTTTATTATTTTAACAGCACACGGAACAGTTGATTCTGCTGTAGATGCCATGAGAGAAGGTGCTTACGATTTTTTAACAAAACCCTTAGACCTTGAAAGACTTTTACTAATAATAAAAAGATCATTAAATAAAAAAGAAAATAACGAAAATGAAAATGTCAATTTAGAAAATATAATAATAAGAAAAGATTTAAAATACTATGAAAAAATCATGGGAAAATCGCTACTAATGCAAAAAATTTTTGAACTTGTAATAAAAATAGCAAACTCAAATGCATCTGTTCTTATAACAGGAGAAAGCGGTGTTGGTAAAGAAATAATAGCAGATGCTATTTTTGATCTTTCTAATAGGAATGACAAACCATTTATAAAAGTAAATTGCGCCGCACTTTCTGAAAGCATCCTTGAAAGCGAACTTTTTGGCCATGAAAAAGGAGCATTCACTGGTGCAATTTCCCAAAAAAAAGGTAGATTTGAACTTGCAAACAAAGGTACAATTTTTCTTGATGAAATAGCAGAAATTTCGCCTGAAATTCAAGTTAAACTTTTAAGGGTACTACAAAACAAAACCTTTGAACGTGTTGGGGGAGAAACTACAATTAAAGTTGACATTAGACTTCTGGCTGCAACAAACAAAAACATTGAAGAAGAAATTAAAAAAGGAAAATTTAGAGAAGATTTATTTTATAGATTAAATATCATTAATATAAACATACCGCCCTTAAAAGAGAGAAAAGATGATATATCCTATTTAACAAACATACTAATAAGAGACGTCGCAAAAGAAAACAATAGAGAAGAAAAAACTCTTTCTAATGATGCAATGAAAGCTCTCTATTATTACGATTGGCCAGGAAATATTAGAGAATTAAAAAATGTACTTGAAAGAGCATTAATATTATCAAAAGGTAAGCAAATCACTAAAGAAGATTTACCGGCAAAAATTAAGAATAATGAAAATCTTACATTTAAAATAACACTACCAATAGGAATTAGCCTAAAAGAAGCCGAAAAAGAAATAATAAAACAAACACTTTTTCATTCCAAAAACAATAAAAGCAAATGCGCCGAAATATTAAAAATAGGAAGAAAAACTTTACATAATAAAATAATCGAATATCACATTGATCAATAA
- a CDS encoding two-component system sensor histidine kinase NtrB codes for MNNFFKKALTKLNKLSNEQKTKFIEQIYKKIEIYDGIFASINEGIIVLDKQNNIIYSNKILYQILALTSKSKIEILDDIQIPILINLIKELVRTEDRIIGLEVPISNNIYIKISFMPYVKEKKLEGNIILIEDIKEKKKQEELFRRVEALASFTRHARNIAHEIKNPLGAIDINLQLLKKEIQKQKIKNGKAENYFKVIKEEINRVDKIVTEFLLTVRPIKINLQEKDIKQVINSVCELLNPGLENKNIKLLLNLNKTSDILIDEKLLKQVIINIVKNAEEALLEIKKEIKKIEICLFEKDNKIHINIKDNGNGIKDEVKEEIFKPQFSTKEKGSGIGLTISYKIIKELGGEIFVESKENKGTIFTITLPKLNKKNILIEGY; via the coding sequence ATGAATAATTTTTTTAAAAAAGCTTTAACAAAGCTAAACAAATTATCTAATGAACAAAAAACTAAATTTATTGAACAAATTTACAAAAAAATAGAAATATATGACGGAATATTTGCATCAATTAATGAAGGAATCATTGTGCTTGACAAACAAAACAACATAATCTATTCAAATAAGATTTTATACCAAATTTTAGCTTTAACATCTAAATCAAAAATAGAAATTCTTGATGATATTCAAATCCCAATCTTAATAAATTTAATAAAAGAACTAGTTAGAACAGAAGATAGAATAATAGGATTAGAAGTTCCAATCTCAAACAACATATACATTAAAATTTCATTTATGCCTTATGTTAAAGAAAAAAAACTTGAGGGTAATATTATTTTAATCGAAGACATTAAAGAGAAAAAGAAACAAGAGGAACTGTTTAGAAGAGTTGAGGCTTTGGCCTCTTTTACAAGACATGCAAGAAATATTGCCCATGAAATCAAAAACCCACTTGGGGCTATCGATATAAATTTACAACTACTAAAAAAGGAAATTCAAAAACAAAAAATAAAAAATGGTAAAGCTGAAAATTATTTTAAAGTCATAAAAGAAGAAATAAACAGAGTAGATAAAATAGTTACAGAATTTTTATTAACTGTCAGACCAATAAAAATTAACTTACAAGAAAAAGACATTAAACAAGTAATAAACAGTGTATGTGAATTATTAAATCCTGGATTAGAAAACAAAAACATCAAACTATTGCTTAATTTAAACAAAACAAGCGATATCCTAATTGATGAAAAATTATTAAAACAAGTTATTATAAACATCGTTAAAAACGCAGAAGAAGCACTACTTGAAATAAAAAAAGAAATAAAAAAAATAGAAATTTGTCTTTTCGAAAAAGACAATAAAATACATATTAACATAAAAGATAACGGAAATGGGATAAAAGATGAAGTAAAAGAGGAAATATTTAAACCTCAATTTAGCACAAAAGAAAAAGGAAGTGGAATAGGTCTTACCATCTCTTATAAAATAATAAAAGAGCTTGGGGGTGAAATTTTTGTAGAAAGCAAGGAAAATAAAGGAACTATTTTTACAATTACACTTCCTAAACTAAATAAAAAAAATATTTTAATTGAAGGGTATTGA
- a CDS encoding CvpA family protein, protein MIVNDPVKITGIVDILIIIIFTSLGFRGFLRGFIKEIGGFAEVFVLILLLYKKTEEFRKLVEPIIELSYIQALLVFFLIIHIGFLILQSLLESIISQLQLLFFNRMLGLVLGLLEAFGIIAIVVYIIHSQQIFKPEYFLKESKLLDYLNPGINYLFKISKTK, encoded by the coding sequence ATGATAGTAAATGATCCTGTAAAAATAACTGGAATAGTAGACATATTAATAATAATAATTTTTACATCTTTGGGGTTTAGAGGATTTTTAAGAGGATTCATTAAAGAAATTGGCGGATTTGCTGAGGTTTTTGTTTTAATACTACTGCTTTACAAAAAAACTGAAGAATTTAGAAAACTGGTTGAACCTATTATTGAACTATCATACATTCAAGCACTACTTGTATTTTTTCTAATCATACATATAGGATTTTTAATACTACAATCTTTACTAGAATCAATAATAAGCCAACTGCAATTATTATTCTTCAATAGAATGCTGGGTTTAGTACTTGGCCTACTTGAAGCCTTTGGAATAATTGCAATTGTAGTTTACATAATACACTCACAACAAATATTTAAGCCTGAATATTTTCTAAAAGAAAGCAAACTCCTTGATTATTTAAACCCCGGAATAAACTATCTCTTTAAGATCTCAAAAACAAAATAA
- the murG gene encoding undecaprenyldiphospho-muramoylpentapeptide beta-N-acetylglucosaminyltransferase, translating into MTNKKIIFFTGGGTGGHVFPGISIIQKLKEFDTEIDFFWIGKKNSIEEKLIKEQNNIKFISIPCGKLRRYFSFQNFTDFFKVLLGIIKSFYILKKYKPQIIYATGGFVSTPTIIASSLLKIKRITHEMDLDPGLATKINSKFANKIYISFKESEKYFKNHKNIIYTGSPIRKEFLTPNPKIIKQLTQNTKKPIVSILGGSLGANALNSLALCIKKDIELYFIHQSGKNLNDQREKNYLRRQFFNAEEMSSIVKFSNIIISRAGAGAIKEFANACACIILIPFKKGSRGDQIKNAKLLKNQNACIYIDEDEILNTNILKIIKDTLKDGEKINSLKTNIKKFNNKHSSTLIAELLIKDIKETKSK; encoded by the coding sequence ATGACAAATAAAAAAATAATATTTTTTACCGGGGGGGGAACCGGAGGCCACGTATTTCCAGGAATATCTATAATACAAAAATTAAAAGAATTTGACACGGAAATTGATTTTTTTTGGATAGGTAAAAAAAATTCTATAGAAGAAAAATTAATAAAAGAGCAAAATAATATTAAATTTATTTCGATTCCATGCGGAAAACTTAGACGCTATTTTTCTTTTCAAAACTTTACTGACTTTTTTAAAGTACTACTTGGAATAATAAAAAGCTTCTACATTTTAAAAAAATACAAACCTCAGATTATCTATGCAACTGGGGGATTTGTCTCAACTCCTACAATCATTGCATCTAGTTTGCTAAAAATAAAAAGAATAACCCATGAAATGGACCTAGATCCTGGACTTGCAACAAAAATTAACTCTAAATTTGCAAACAAAATATACATAAGCTTCAAAGAAAGTGAAAAATACTTTAAAAACCATAAAAACATTATCTACACAGGATCTCCTATAAGAAAAGAATTTTTAACTCCAAATCCTAAAATCATCAAACAATTAACTCAAAATACTAAAAAACCAATTGTTAGCATACTTGGGGGCTCTCTTGGCGCTAATGCTTTAAATAGTCTCGCACTCTGTATTAAAAAGGATATTGAACTTTACTTCATTCATCAATCAGGAAAAAACTTAAATGACCAGAGAGAAAAAAATTACCTGAGAAGACAATTTTTTAATGCAGAAGAAATGTCAAGCATAGTTAAATTTTCCAATATAATAATAAGCAGAGCTGGAGCTGGAGCAATAAAGGAATTTGCAAATGCTTGTGCATGCATAATTTTGATTCCATTTAAGAAAGGCTCTAGGGGAGATCAAATTAAAAATGCAAAATTATTAAAAAATCAAAATGCTTGCATTTATATAGATGAAGATGAAATTTTAAATACAAATATTTTGAAGATTATAAAAGATACGTTAAAAGATGGAGAAAAAATCAACTCTCTCAAAACAAATATCAAAAAATTTAATAATAAACATTCTTCAACTTTAATAGCCGAACTATTAATAAAAGATATTAAGGAGACAAAATCTAAATGA
- a CDS encoding PfkB family carbohydrate kinase produces MKRILAMHDISSIGRTSLTVCIPVISSFNMQVCPFVTAVLSASTAYKKFEIVDLTDHLEKFIKIWKEQNEYFDILYTGFLGSETQQITIEKMVKLLKFEKIVIDPVFADNGIIYPIFDNKIINGFRKIIKYANIITPNITELEMLSGSSPLNTKDDIIKAILNLDTKGIVVVTSVKKGDLLGNICYNPKNNEYSEFFLEKLEQNFSGTGDLFTSLLIGYLERFEIEQALEKTTKAIHLIIKNSIKENALKKEGVQIENFLKNTFFI; encoded by the coding sequence ATGAAAAGAATTTTAGCAATGCATGATATTTCAAGCATAGGAAGAACATCTCTTACAGTATGCATACCAGTAATATCTTCGTTTAATATGCAAGTATGTCCTTTTGTAACAGCAGTTCTTTCTGCTTCCACAGCTTATAAAAAATTTGAAATAGTGGATTTAACTGATCATTTGGAAAAATTTATCAAGATATGGAAAGAGCAAAATGAATATTTTGACATACTCTATACGGGATTTCTGGGAAGCGAAACGCAACAAATAACAATAGAAAAAATGGTTAAATTGCTAAAATTTGAAAAAATTGTAATTGATCCAGTATTTGCTGACAATGGAATAATTTATCCTATATTTGATAATAAAATAATTAATGGATTTAGAAAGATAATAAAGTATGCAAACATAATAACACCCAATATAACAGAGCTTGAAATGCTAAGCGGAAGTTCACCACTTAATACCAAAGATGATATTATAAAGGCAATATTAAATCTTGATACAAAAGGAATAGTGGTTGTTACAAGCGTCAAAAAAGGAGATCTTTTGGGAAACATTTGTTACAATCCTAAAAACAATGAATACTCAGAGTTTTTTTTAGAAAAATTAGAACAAAATTTCAGTGGAACAGGAGATTTATTTACTAGCTTGCTTATAGGATACCTGGAAAGGTTCGAAATAGAACAGGCTTTAGAAAAAACAACAAAAGCTATTCACTTAATAATAAAAAATTCAATTAAAGAAAATGCTTTAAAAAAAGAAGGGGTTCAGATTGAAAATTTTTTAAAAAATACATTTTTCATTTAA
- a CDS encoding divergent polysaccharide deacetylase family protein translates to MFLFYIKKNKFIIVIFIIISIVIGATQAFTSFFYFNNNNNLKVANAPLKDGFQEIQKDNLIIKNNKENKKPEIKPKFYLIIDDVGYDEFMLEQFIKLNLEINYAIIPFLPKSTILYKKLKNNNKTIIIHFPMQSKHRNSIEKFHINIEDKKEEIHKKIEKTFKMYPDAKIMNNHMGSLITSNKDLMKIILIKLKEIERYFFDSVTIAGSVPETVGKEIGVKVEKRDVFLDSKDTEKSVLKELEKAKNIARKHGIVKVIGHIWSKNTLKVLEKEESNLNQEFEFDNLLNLYEETIR, encoded by the coding sequence ATGTTTTTATTTTATATTAAAAAAAATAAGTTTATTATTGTAATTTTTATCATAATTTCCATTGTTATTGGAGCAACTCAAGCATTTACAAGCTTTTTCTATTTTAACAACAACAACAATTTAAAAGTTGCAAATGCACCACTTAAAGATGGGTTTCAAGAAATACAAAAAGATAATTTAATAATAAAAAATAACAAAGAAAATAAAAAACCCGAAATCAAGCCTAAGTTTTACTTAATCATCGACGATGTGGGTTATGATGAATTCATGTTAGAACAATTTATAAAACTTAATCTTGAAATAAATTATGCTATTATTCCATTTTTACCAAAATCAACGATTTTATACAAAAAACTAAAAAATAATAACAAAACGATAATAATACATTTTCCAATGCAATCAAAACATAGAAATTCAATAGAAAAATTTCATATAAACATAGAAGACAAAAAAGAAGAAATACACAAAAAAATCGAAAAAACATTTAAAATGTATCCTGATGCAAAAATAATGAATAACCACATGGGTAGTTTAATAACTTCAAATAAAGATTTGATGAAAATCATTTTAATAAAGCTTAAAGAGATTGAAAGATATTTTTTCGACAGCGTAACTATTGCGGGAAGCGTACCAGAAACGGTAGGCAAAGAAATTGGAGTTAAAGTAGAAAAAAGAGACGTATTTCTTGATAGCAAAGACACAGAAAAGTCAGTACTCAAAGAGCTTGAAAAAGCAAAAAATATTGCAAGAAAACATGGAATAGTAAAAGTAATCGGACATATTTGGTCTAAAAACACACTAAAAGTCCTAGAAAAAGAAGAGTCTAATTTAAACCAAGAATTCGAATTTGACAACTTATTAAATCTTTACGAGGAAACAATCAGATGA
- the rpoS gene encoding RNA polymerase sigma factor RpoS produces the protein MNIFSNEDLNIYLKSVREHKLITHEEEIKLAGQIQRGSAQAKNKMINANLRLVLKIIKRYAGKGLKIEDLIQEGNLGLIRAAEKYDPNKNTKFSTYASFWIKQSLQRALNTKTRLVKVPYRKENLILQINKYLTEEEKSPKKEEIMKRFNLSPAQYIKIIPYLEKEYSLDKEIEGSENSTLLNLYEDNSFNPEITLEQDSTLKHLNYVLETKLNEKERYIIKKRYNLDNSPKKSTLKDISMELGISSETVRQIEKRVLKKLKEEIN, from the coding sequence ATGAATATATTTAGCAACGAGGATTTAAACATATATTTAAAATCGGTAAGAGAACACAAGCTAATTACTCATGAAGAAGAGATTAAACTTGCAGGACAAATACAAAGAGGCAGCGCACAAGCAAAAAATAAAATGATAAACGCAAATTTGCGACTTGTTTTAAAAATAATAAAAAGATATGCTGGCAAAGGTTTAAAAATTGAGGACTTAATTCAAGAAGGCAACCTGGGATTAATAAGAGCTGCTGAGAAATATGATCCGAATAAAAACACCAAATTTTCAACTTATGCATCATTTTGGATCAAGCAATCACTACAAAGAGCATTAAACACTAAAACTAGATTGGTGAAAGTTCCATACAGAAAAGAAAATCTAATACTACAAATAAATAAATATTTAACAGAAGAAGAAAAATCACCCAAAAAAGAAGAAATAATGAAAAGATTCAATCTATCTCCTGCCCAGTATATAAAAATTATTCCTTATCTTGAAAAAGAATATTCTCTAGATAAAGAAATAGAAGGATCTGAAAATTCAACACTCTTGAACCTATATGAGGATAATTCTTTTAACCCTGAAATTACTCTTGAACAAGACTCAACTCTAAAACATTTGAATTATGTGCTTGAAACAAAATTAAATGAAAAAGAAAGATATATAATCAAAAAAAGATACAACCTAGACAATAGTCCCAAAAAAAGCACTTTAAAAGATATTTCAATGGAACTTGGAATATCATCAGAAACTGTAAGACAAATCGAAAAAAGAGTTCTTAAAAAACTAAAAGAAGAGATAAATTAG
- a CDS encoding rod-binding protein: protein METKINLQNLKFKNQINNFKNPLEMKKSFQKNEELLKASLEFEAIFIKQMLESMKKTLNKNQNLLSGGQVEEIFEDMLYEQRAKQIAQSQSFGIANLIYNQLQKTK from the coding sequence ATGGAAACTAAAATTAATTTACAAAATTTAAAATTTAAAAATCAAATAAATAATTTTAAAAATCCCTTAGAAATGAAAAAATCCTTTCAAAAAAACGAAGAACTTCTAAAAGCTTCTTTGGAATTTGAAGCTATATTTATCAAGCAAATGCTTGAAAGCATGAAAAAAACTCTTAACAAAAATCAAAATTTGCTCAGCGGAGGCCAAGTAGAAGAAATTTTTGAAGACATGCTTTACGAACAAAGAGCAAAACAAATAGCGCAATCTCAAAGCTTTGGAATTGCCAATTTGATTTACAATCAATTGCAAAAAACTAAATAA
- a CDS encoding flagellar basal body P-ring protein FlgI, whose protein sequence is MNKLMLMLITFATSLLAQTNKVSTEIESKQSFSNHLSENVKLKEIANICPTNTNFLTGIGIVVGLGGKGDSLKQKDLINKILEKNNTIDEIGSNNIESKNIALVNVSSQVNGNINKSSKHKAYIASILGSKDLTNGILLKTNLKNKEGEIIAIASGIIKTNNKLKESEHTLDSVIINENQNINYSYNIILKKGNYTLINKIHKILTSKKINNKIKSDNTIEIEAKDISLLEEIENIQIETNPKILIDKKNGIILASENATIGTFTFSIEKDDQNILNSNNKTTIRVNSMKLNEFILKNSNNLSHKELIQIIQAAQKINKLNGELILGEVNGN, encoded by the coding sequence ATGAACAAATTAATGTTAATGTTAATTACATTTGCAACAAGTCTATTAGCCCAAACAAACAAAGTTTCAACAGAAATAGAATCTAAACAATCATTTAGCAATCACCTGTCTGAAAACGTAAAATTAAAAGAAATTGCAAATATTTGCCCCACAAACACAAACTTTTTAACAGGCATTGGAATAGTAGTAGGTCTTGGAGGAAAAGGAGACTCTCTAAAACAAAAAGACCTTATAAATAAAATTTTGGAAAAAAACAATACAATAGACGAAATAGGCTCTAACAACATAGAAAGCAAAAATATTGCATTAGTAAATGTTAGCTCCCAAGTAAACGGTAATATAAACAAGAGCTCAAAACATAAGGCTTACATTGCATCAATATTAGGCTCAAAAGATTTAACAAATGGAATACTTTTAAAAACAAATCTTAAAAATAAGGAAGGAGAAATAATAGCAATTGCATCAGGAATTATAAAGACCAATAACAAATTAAAAGAATCTGAACACACTCTAGATAGTGTAATAATAAATGAAAATCAAAATATTAACTACAGTTATAATATAATTCTTAAAAAAGGAAATTATACATTAATAAATAAAATTCATAAAATATTGACCTCTAAAAAAATTAACAATAAAATTAAATCAGATAACACAATAGAAATAGAAGCAAAAGACATAAGTCTATTAGAAGAGATTGAGAATATTCAAATAGAAACTAATCCTAAAATACTAATAGACAAAAAAAATGGTATTATTCTAGCAAGTGAAAATGCAACAATAGGAACGTTTACATTTTCTATTGAAAAAGACGATCAAAATATTTTAAATAGTAACAATAAAACAACAATTCGAGTAAACTCAATGAAATTAAACGAATTTATATTGAAAAATTCCAACAATCTTAGTCATAAAGAATTAATTCAAATAATTCAAGCTGCACAAAAAATCAATAAATTAAATGGAGAACTTATCTTGGGGGAAGTTAATGGAAACTAA
- the flgG gene encoding flagellar basal-body rod protein FlgG, with the protein MMRALWTAASGMTAQQYNVDTIANNLSNVNTTGFKKIRAEFEDLIYQTQDRAGTPATENTLRPLGNQVGHGTKIAATHRIFEQGKMQSTNLLTDVAIEGDGFYKILLPDGTYAYTRDGSFKIDSNRELVTSQGYKVLPNIFFPEEYIQNSITISDQGIVSVKIDNNNEPIELGQIEISRFVNPAGLSAIGSNLFKETAGSGQEIAGIPGTEGMGRLKQGILEMSNVSIAEEMVTMIVAQRAYEINSKAIQTSDNMLGIANNLKRQ; encoded by the coding sequence ATGATGAGAGCATTATGGACAGCAGCAAGTGGAATGACTGCACAACAATACAATGTAGACACAATTGCGAATAATCTTTCAAATGTGAATACTACAGGATTTAAAAAAATAAGAGCAGAATTTGAAGACTTGATTTATCAAACTCAAGACAGAGCAGGAACTCCTGCAACTGAAAATACTCTAAGACCGCTTGGAAATCAAGTTGGCCATGGAACAAAAATTGCTGCTACTCATAGAATATTTGAACAAGGAAAAATGCAATCTACCAATTTACTCACTGATGTTGCTATTGAAGGAGACGGGTTTTACAAAATTCTTCTGCCTGATGGCACTTATGCATATACCAGGGATGGATCATTTAAAATCGATTCTAATCGAGAACTTGTAACAAGCCAAGGATACAAGGTATTGCCTAATATATTCTTCCCAGAAGAATATATCCAAAACTCAATTACAATATCTGATCAAGGAATAGTGTCGGTAAAAATTGATAACAACAATGAGCCAATAGAACTTGGACAAATTGAAATATCAAGATTCGTTAATCCCGCAGGACTAAGCGCTATTGGAAGCAATTTATTCAAAGAAACAGCTGGATCAGGCCAAGAAATAGCAGGAATACCGGGAACCGAAGGTATGGGAAGACTAAAACAAGGTATTCTTGAAATGTCGAATGTATCTATTGCTGAAGAAATGGTAACAATGATAGTAGCTCAAAGAGCTTATGAAATAAACTCAAAGGCTATTCAAACTTCTGACAATATGTTGGGAATCGCAAATAATTTAAAAAGGCAATAA
- the flgF gene encoding flagellar basal-body rod protein FlgF: MVRGIYTAASGMMAERRKLDVVSNNLANIDLVGYKKDLSIQKAFPEMLIRRLNDDGLYKFPKGHLETAPIVGKLGTGVEENEIYTLFEQGPLKTTGNPLDLALTDQGFFVIQTSDGERYTRNGSFTIGKEGILVTKSGFPVLGEKGYIYLKKNNFKITPQGQIFHNSSFESNPKRLVSEYENSWENYELLDTIRIVNFENPRFLKKQGNSLWIDTKTSGKAQEMDISLRPKIETETLEASNVNPVKEMVLMIEINRAYEANQKTIQTEDNLLGKLINEIGKY, from the coding sequence GTGGTAAGAGGAATTTATACAGCTGCCAGCGGAATGATGGCAGAAAGGCGCAAGCTTGATGTAGTGTCAAATAATTTAGCAAACATAGATCTTGTTGGATACAAAAAAGATTTATCCATTCAAAAAGCATTTCCAGAAATGCTAATAAGAAGACTAAATGATGATGGACTTTATAAATTTCCCAAAGGACATCTTGAAACAGCTCCTATTGTAGGCAAGCTAGGAACAGGGGTTGAAGAAAATGAGATATATACACTATTTGAACAAGGCCCATTAAAAACTACTGGCAATCCATTAGATTTAGCGCTCACTGATCAAGGATTTTTTGTAATACAAACTTCAGATGGAGAAAGATATACAAGAAATGGATCTTTTACTATTGGAAAAGAAGGAATCCTTGTTACAAAAAGCGGATTCCCTGTTCTTGGAGAAAAAGGATATATATATCTGAAAAAAAATAATTTTAAAATAACACCCCAAGGGCAAATTTTCCACAATTCAAGCTTTGAATCAAATCCCAAAAGACTTGTTAGTGAGTATGAAAATTCTTGGGAAAATTATGAACTGCTTGATACCATCAGAATTGTAAATTTTGAAAATCCCAGATTTCTCAAAAAACAAGGAAATTCTTTATGGATTGATACAAAAACATCTGGCAAGGCACAAGAAATGGACATATCATTAAGGCCTAAAATAGAAACAGAAACACTCGAAGCTTCCAATGTTAATCCCGTTAAAGAAATGGTTTTAATGATTGAAATAAACAGAGCTTACGAAGCTAATCAAAAAACAATACAAACTGAAGATAATCTATTAGGAAAATTAATAAATGAAATTGGAAAATATTAA